Proteins co-encoded in one Meiothermus sp. genomic window:
- a CDS encoding ATP-binding protein — protein sequence MEAQLQSAWEAAREGVLIHADGRVVYINPIAARLLEVERDKVLGRSLLMALRDHKLELVCCTGGEATIETRSRTLWVKAVPGILLIWDKTEETDRSEALQESSRILAHEFRTPVAGMLSLLEALQSGLPEAEAQEALQMLYQETLRLRRLVEDLPLDRRPSQNRTFALEELQSRLERFLAPQLAQKSAWIRWQTPHTVWASPDAVYQALLNLLDNALKYGTGQEIVVESGQNSQEVWLEVRNQGQPLQDFERLFQAGQRGVHAANVRGTGLGLALVRRLAAGWGGTAYGRATENGNAFGLTFPIYANKTSSRPTTQAPA from the coding sequence CTGGAAGCCCAGTTGCAGAGTGCATGGGAAGCGGCCCGCGAAGGGGTGCTGATCCATGCTGATGGGCGTGTGGTTTACATAAACCCGATCGCGGCTAGGTTGCTGGAAGTAGAACGTGATAAAGTACTGGGCCGCTCGCTACTGATGGCTCTACGCGACCACAAGCTCGAGTTGGTGTGTTGCACGGGTGGTGAAGCCACCATCGAGACCCGTAGCCGCACCCTCTGGGTCAAGGCTGTTCCAGGCATATTGTTAATTTGGGATAAGACCGAGGAGACAGACCGCTCGGAGGCGCTCCAGGAGTCCAGCAGAATTCTAGCCCACGAGTTCCGAACGCCTGTGGCTGGAATGCTTTCGCTGCTGGAAGCCTTGCAAAGCGGCTTACCTGAGGCCGAGGCCCAGGAGGCCCTTCAGATGCTCTACCAGGAAACCCTGCGCTTGCGCCGTTTGGTGGAAGACCTCCCGCTGGATCGCCGCCCCTCGCAGAACCGAACATTTGCCCTCGAGGAGCTACAGAGTCGTCTGGAGCGCTTTCTAGCGCCCCAACTGGCACAGAAGTCGGCCTGGATTCGGTGGCAGACCCCCCATACCGTCTGGGCCAGTCCCGACGCGGTGTACCAGGCCTTGCTCAACTTGCTCGATAATGCCCTCAAGTACGGCACGGGCCAGGAAATCGTCGTGGAGAGTGGTCAGAATAGCCAGGAAGTATGGCTCGAGGTTCGTAACCAGGGTCAACCCCTCCAGGACTTCGAGCGGCTTTTTCAGGCTGGCCAGCGGGGTGTCCACGCTGCTAATGTGCGCGGAACAGGCCTGGGGCTGGCCTTGGTGCGTCGCCTGGCGGCCGGTTGGGGTGGTACGGCCTATGGCCGAGCTACGGAGAACGGCAACGCCTTTGGCCTGACCTTCCCGATCTACGCGAATAAGACCTCGAGCCGCCCCACAACCCAAGCGCCAGCTTAA
- the rplM gene encoding 50S ribosomal protein L13, with translation MEIAVFKTYVPEPKEPGWVLIDAEGQPIGRVASKIASVLRGKHKPDFTPNMAMGDCVVVINADKVVLKGSKPRTKIYTRYSGYPGGLKRTVGAVMLAQKPVKAVEHAVKGMLPKGTLGNIMFRRLKVYAGANHPHAAQKPVKMEVE, from the coding sequence ATGGAGATAGCAGTGTTCAAGACCTATGTTCCTGAACCCAAAGAGCCCGGCTGGGTTCTAATTGATGCTGAAGGCCAGCCCATCGGTCGCGTGGCCTCGAAAATCGCTTCGGTTTTACGCGGTAAGCACAAGCCCGACTTCACCCCAAACATGGCTATGGGCGACTGCGTGGTGGTCATCAACGCGGACAAGGTGGTGCTGAAAGGCTCCAAGCCCCGCACCAAGATTTACACCCGCTACTCTGGCTACCCTGGCGGCCTCAAGCGCACCGTGGGGGCGGTCATGCTGGCCCAAAAGCCTGTAAAAGCTGTGGAACATGCCGTCAAAGGTATGCTCCCTAAAGGTACTCTGGGCAATATCATGTTTCGCCGGCTAAAAGTTTATGCCGGAGCCAACCACCCTCACGCGGCCCAAAAGCCCGTTAAGATGGAGGTCGAATAA
- a CDS encoding response regulator transcription factor — translation MSRLLLVEDEPAVRLGLRLSLSKVGHQVLEAATAAEAWEKMSGVDLVILDWMLPDEPGVRVLERLRRDGRYEHLPVLMLTARASEGDRVEGLTRGADDYLTKPFSAPELIARIQALLRRVGKSGRLERGVLSLDLERHQAYLDGHSLELTRREFELLAFLARHPGRVYTREELLERVWGQEFLGTARTVDQHIAQLRDKLCEDPKAPRFLETLRGVGYRFKE, via the coding sequence ATGTCTAGGCTGCTGCTGGTCGAAGATGAGCCTGCTGTACGGCTGGGTCTTCGCCTTTCGCTTTCAAAGGTTGGGCATCAGGTGCTGGAAGCAGCTACAGCTGCAGAGGCCTGGGAAAAGATGTCTGGTGTCGACCTGGTCATACTCGACTGGATGCTGCCCGATGAGCCTGGGGTACGCGTGCTAGAGCGGCTGCGCCGGGACGGACGCTACGAGCACCTGCCAGTGCTGATGCTGACGGCCAGGGCCAGTGAGGGTGACCGTGTAGAGGGTTTGACCCGAGGCGCCGACGACTACCTCACAAAACCCTTCTCCGCTCCCGAGCTAATCGCACGTATTCAGGCGCTTTTGCGGCGCGTGGGTAAGAGTGGTCGCCTCGAGCGCGGGGTACTCAGCCTTGACCTCGAGCGCCACCAAGCATATTTAGATGGACATAGCCTCGAGCTAACCCGCCGGGAGTTTGAACTGCTGGCTTTTTTGGCACGGCACCCTGGCCGGGTATATACCCGCGAAGAACTGCTTGAGCGGGTCTGGGGGCAGGAGTTTTTGGGTACCGCCCGAACGGTCGATCAACACATCGCCCAACTGCGCGATAAACTGTGCGAAGATCCCAAGGCCCCGCGGTTCCTCGAAACCCTGCGTGGGGTAGGTTACCGATTTAAGGAGTGA
- the phoU gene encoding phosphate signaling complex protein PhoU: protein MREILDRELNQLTEQTIRMISLVREMTEKSARALSEQDPQLAQEIIAQDAQVDAMELEIESRTITLIARQGLVASDLRFAFTIIKALTDLERAADYAAHVAEDVILLAKEPPLKNYVTLPEMGRRLAQMLNLISKAFAERDIEAAKEVFRRDDEIDALYEEVSRELLTYMMEDPRTISKALTLGRVARSYERLGDHLENISERIIYWLTGKMEKKPEDVY, encoded by the coding sequence ATGCGCGAAATTCTAGACCGGGAACTAAACCAACTGACCGAACAAACCATTCGAATGATCTCGCTAGTACGCGAGATGACGGAGAAGAGCGCCAGAGCCCTAAGCGAGCAAGACCCGCAACTGGCGCAAGAGATCATTGCCCAGGATGCACAGGTGGATGCAATGGAACTGGAAATTGAATCCAGAACCATCACCCTGATCGCCCGGCAGGGATTGGTGGCTTCTGACCTGCGATTTGCTTTCACCATCATCAAAGCCCTAACCGACCTCGAGCGAGCCGCCGACTATGCCGCCCATGTTGCCGAGGACGTGATCCTGTTAGCCAAAGAACCACCGCTTAAAAATTACGTCACCCTTCCAGAGATGGGCCGCCGTTTGGCTCAAATGCTGAATCTCATTTCTAAGGCTTTTGCTGAACGTGATATTGAAGCTGCTAAAGAAGTTTTCCGTCGCGACGACGAAATTGACGCACTCTACGAAGAAGTTTCGCGCGAGCTGCTTACCTATATGATGGAAGACCCACGAACCATCAGCAAAGCCCTTACACTGGGCCGCGTAGCCCGCAGCTATGAGCGCCTGGGCGATCACCTCGAGAATATCTCGGAGCGCATCATCTACTGGCTTACCGGAAAAATGGAAAAAAAGCCCGAAGATGTCTACTAG
- a CDS encoding 4a-hydroxytetrahydrobiopterin dehydratase: protein MAVKLGKNEVASALQRLPGWQLVQGRVEKTFAFDTYAQGVAFAVKVALLAEKTNHHPDSLEIMWNKVKVAYVTHSAGGVTHLDLEAAALVDTLA from the coding sequence ATGGCCGTCAAGCTCGGTAAGAATGAGGTTGCCAGCGCGCTGCAGCGCTTGCCTGGGTGGCAATTGGTTCAAGGCCGGGTCGAGAAAACTTTTGCGTTCGACACATATGCCCAGGGGGTTGCCTTTGCAGTCAAGGTGGCGCTCCTGGCCGAAAAGACCAACCATCACCCCGACAGCCTGGAAATCATGTGGAACAAAGTAAAGGTGGCCTACGTAACCCATTCGGCAGGTGGGGTAACGCACCTCGACCTCGAGGCCGCCGCGCTGGTAGATACCCTGGCATGA
- a CDS encoding 2-oxoglutarate dehydrogenase E1 component: MERSIDSSNLAFLEALYQEYEKNPASIPAEWASYFQRVQLEPAGTNGIAERQPPNEASLSELASFFLRAVRFLRTYRERGHLVARIDPLERERRTPPELDPGFFGLSEADLDRPIPAELGAPTLRAVLEQYKARFGGTVGIEYGHLDDPVVRNWIEARLASGFLRPSPEQKRKIHERLMQATLFEEFLQKKYLGAKTFSLEGTESLIPLLDLALENAARQGVVEVVMGMAHRGRLNVLANVVKKPMRDIFLEFEEHFPEGYHGDVKYHLGYSNDIETPYGKLHLSLNFNPSHLEFVAPVAMGRTRAKQDRFGDVKREKGMLLLVHGDAAFIGEGIVQETLNISGLPAYTVGGAVHIILNNQVGFTTEPHEYTAGRYSTEIAKMVESPIFHVNAEDPEALVGVVALAMDFRKEFKRDVFIDLIGYRKRGHNETDEPSFTQPDMYRRIAAKKPLYLSYQAKLEQEGLCTPEACEALAKQYQDTLEAAFSGARREPTPTRPPAGGGVWKGYLGGPEEGVPDPETGVATEKLAALMERLTHLPEGFQLHPKLARFVEARREMGLGKRPLDWAAAEMLAFASLAVEGHRVRISGQDVVRGTFTQRHGGYTDHITGERYIPANHLAEGQAPVELYNSALSEAGVLGFEYGYSLDMPEALVGWEAQYGDFVNTAQVIIDQFIASAEAKWSRLSGIVLLLPHGMEGGGPEHSSARLERFLQLCSNDNMQVAYPTTPAQYFHLLRRQVVRPWRKPLIVMTPKSLLRNPDAVSRLEELAQGRFQRVLAGTPNSKAKRVILCSGKVFYDLEAARKAAQKDDVDIVRLEQLYPFPNKELEAALAPYPEPTEVVWVQEEPANMGAWWFIRARFGDRMFGHPLRVVARPESSSPAVGSKKVHDKEQQAIVSAALGL, from the coding sequence ATGGAACGGTCGATAGATAGTTCGAATCTGGCTTTCCTCGAGGCGCTGTACCAGGAGTACGAGAAGAACCCGGCCTCCATCCCGGCCGAGTGGGCGAGCTACTTCCAACGTGTTCAGCTCGAGCCTGCGGGCACCAACGGCATAGCCGAGCGACAACCGCCCAACGAGGCCTCGCTATCCGAGCTGGCCTCGTTTTTTTTGCGAGCGGTGCGTTTCCTGCGCACCTACCGCGAGCGGGGGCACCTGGTCGCACGCATAGACCCCCTGGAACGGGAGCGGCGTACGCCCCCTGAGCTTGACCCCGGGTTCTTTGGCCTGAGCGAGGCCGACCTCGACCGGCCCATTCCAGCAGAACTAGGGGCGCCCACACTGCGGGCGGTGTTGGAGCAGTACAAGGCCCGTTTTGGCGGCACGGTGGGCATCGAGTATGGCCATCTCGACGATCCGGTGGTTCGCAACTGGATTGAGGCCCGCCTGGCGTCCGGCTTTTTGCGCCCCTCACCAGAGCAGAAAAGAAAAATTCACGAGCGGCTAATGCAAGCCACGCTCTTTGAGGAGTTCTTGCAGAAGAAGTACCTGGGGGCCAAAACCTTTAGCCTCGAGGGTACTGAGTCGCTGATACCCCTGCTGGATCTCGCTCTTGAAAATGCGGCCCGTCAGGGAGTGGTGGAGGTGGTGATGGGCATGGCCCACCGGGGCCGCCTGAACGTATTGGCCAACGTAGTTAAGAAGCCCATGCGGGACATCTTCCTGGAGTTCGAGGAGCACTTTCCCGAGGGCTACCACGGCGATGTGAAGTACCACCTGGGCTATTCCAACGATATCGAGACCCCTTACGGCAAGCTGCATCTGTCGCTCAACTTCAACCCCTCCCACCTGGAGTTTGTGGCCCCGGTGGCTATGGGTCGAACCCGCGCCAAGCAAGACCGCTTTGGGGATGTAAAGCGGGAAAAAGGCATGCTCTTGCTGGTGCACGGCGATGCTGCTTTTATTGGCGAAGGCATCGTGCAGGAAACACTTAATATTTCTGGACTGCCGGCTTACACCGTGGGCGGGGCAGTGCATATCATCCTGAATAACCAGGTGGGCTTCACCACCGAGCCCCACGAGTACACCGCCGGGCGTTACTCCACCGAGATCGCCAAGATGGTGGAGTCCCCCATCTTCCACGTCAATGCCGAAGACCCCGAGGCCCTGGTGGGCGTGGTAGCGCTGGCCATGGACTTCCGCAAGGAGTTCAAGCGAGACGTGTTCATCGACCTGATTGGTTACCGCAAGCGCGGCCACAACGAAACCGACGAGCCCAGCTTTACCCAGCCCGATATGTACCGCCGCATTGCGGCCAAGAAGCCCCTGTACCTTAGCTACCAGGCTAAGCTCGAGCAGGAAGGCCTGTGCACCCCCGAAGCCTGTGAAGCCCTGGCCAAACAATATCAGGACACCCTCGAGGCCGCCTTCTCAGGGGCCCGACGGGAACCCACACCCACCCGCCCCCCTGCCGGTGGTGGGGTCTGGAAGGGCTATCTGGGCGGCCCGGAGGAAGGGGTTCCCGACCCTGAGACCGGGGTTGCCACGGAGAAGCTCGCGGCCTTAATGGAGCGGCTAACCCACCTACCCGAGGGTTTTCAGTTACACCCCAAGCTGGCGCGGTTCGTGGAGGCCCGGCGCGAGATGGGGCTAGGCAAGCGCCCGTTGGACTGGGCCGCTGCCGAGATGCTGGCCTTTGCTTCGCTGGCGGTGGAGGGGCACCGAGTACGCATCTCCGGGCAGGATGTGGTACGGGGAACCTTTACCCAGCGTCACGGCGGCTACACCGATCACATCACTGGGGAACGGTATATCCCAGCCAATCACCTGGCTGAAGGGCAGGCCCCGGTAGAGCTGTACAACTCGGCCCTATCGGAAGCGGGGGTGCTGGGCTTTGAGTACGGCTATAGCCTGGATATGCCCGAGGCCCTGGTGGGCTGGGAGGCCCAGTATGGCGACTTCGTCAACACGGCTCAGGTGATTATCGACCAGTTTATCGCCTCGGCCGAGGCCAAGTGGAGCCGACTTTCGGGGATTGTGCTGCTGCTCCCGCACGGCATGGAGGGGGGCGGCCCCGAGCACAGCAGCGCCCGCCTCGAGCGCTTCTTGCAGCTTTGCTCCAACGACAACATGCAGGTCGCCTACCCCACCACCCCAGCCCAGTACTTCCACCTGCTGCGCCGTCAGGTGGTGCGGCCCTGGCGTAAGCCCCTTATTGTGATGACCCCCAAGAGCCTCCTGCGTAACCCCGATGCGGTCTCCCGCCTCGAGGAGCTGGCGCAAGGTCGGTTCCAGCGCGTACTGGCCGGTACGCCCAACAGCAAAGCCAAGCGGGTCATACTCTGCTCGGGGAAGGTTTTTTACGACCTCGAGGCCGCCCGCAAGGCCGCTCAGAAAGACGATGTGGACATCGTTCGCCTCGAGCAGCTGTATCCCTTCCCGAACAAAGAGCTCGAGGCTGCCCTGGCCCCCTACCCCGAGCCAACCGAGGTGGTCTGGGTGCAGGAAGAACCTGCCAACATGGGAGCCTGGTGGTTTATCCGGGCCCGCTTTGGCGACCGCATGTTTGGGCACCCGTTGCGCGTGGTGGCCCGGCCCGAGTCCAGCAGCCCGGCAGTGGGCTCGAAAAAAGTGCACGATAAAGAGCAGCAGGCGATCGTTTCGGCAGCCCTGGGGCTGTGA
- a CDS encoding DinB family protein, whose translation MNNAELKRIIDAHDWLWEKWWPALLALTPEQAHREVGGSFPSVLATTAHMVGAEMVWLERLQGNPTARFPDHPAEIRGLYEAWQQLTVRRKDWLYVADPNAQITYSFSAGTATNTVAEIVLHVASHAHFHRGQLAAQMRLLGLQPPSAHFIGFFRC comes from the coding sequence ATGAATAATGCCGAACTAAAGCGCATTATAGACGCACACGACTGGCTCTGGGAGAAGTGGTGGCCTGCCCTGCTGGCGCTAACACCTGAGCAGGCACACCGGGAGGTTGGGGGCTCGTTTCCTAGTGTGCTTGCAACCACGGCACACATGGTCGGCGCCGAGATGGTCTGGCTCGAGCGCCTGCAAGGCAACCCGACAGCCCGCTTTCCGGATCACCCTGCCGAAATTAGGGGCCTATATGAAGCCTGGCAACAACTGACTGTCAGGCGCAAAGACTGGCTTTATGTTGCCGATCCAAACGCACAAATAACCTATAGCTTCTCAGCCGGAACTGCTACCAACACCGTAGCTGAAATTGTGCTGCACGTTGCCAGCCATGCCCATTTTCACCGGGGCCAACTGGCAGCTCAAATGAGACTTCTGGGGCTGCAGCCACCCTCGGCCCACTTTATTGGATTTTTCCGGTGCTGA
- the efp gene encoding elongation factor P — protein MISVTDLRNGTKVKMDGALWQCIEYQHQKIGRGGAKVVAKFRNLETGATVERSFNSGEKLEDIYVETKDLQYLYPEGDELVFMDLETYEQFHVPRDISEATKFLKEGMTVQGAMYNGRPLDITLPASVELKIIETPPGVRGDTVSGGTKPATLETGAVVQVPLFVETGEVIRVDTRSGEYLGRA, from the coding sequence ATGATTAGCGTTACTGACCTGCGCAACGGAACCAAAGTAAAAATGGATGGTGCACTATGGCAGTGCATCGAGTATCAACATCAGAAAATCGGGCGTGGTGGTGCAAAGGTGGTAGCGAAGTTCAGGAACCTCGAGACTGGTGCTACCGTTGAACGCTCCTTCAACTCCGGCGAAAAACTCGAGGACATCTACGTCGAAACCAAGGATCTGCAATACCTCTACCCAGAAGGTGACGAGCTGGTATTCATGGATCTGGAGACTTACGAGCAATTCCATGTGCCACGTGACATTTCAGAGGCCACCAAATTTCTCAAAGAGGGTATGACAGTCCAGGGCGCAATGTACAATGGACGTCCGCTAGACATAACCTTACCTGCTTCTGTAGAGCTCAAGATTATCGAGACGCCCCCGGGTGTGCGTGGCGATACCGTATCGGGAGGTACCAAGCCCGCTACCCTCGAGACCGGCGCTGTGGTGCAGGTGCCCTTATTTGTAGAGACTGGAGAGGTTATTCGGGTTGATACCCGTAGTGGTGAGTATCTTGGCCGCGCCTAG
- the rpsI gene encoding 30S ribosomal protein S9: MEYYYGTGRRKTSVARVFLRPGNGKIEINGIPFTEYFGGLVKAVAALEPLRRADASSRFDAYITVQGGGKAGQIDAIQLGIARALVNYNPDLRTKLKPAGLLSRDPREVERKKYGKHKARRAPQYSKR, from the coding sequence ATGGAATACTATTACGGAACGGGCCGTCGTAAAACCAGCGTTGCACGGGTCTTCCTGCGCCCGGGTAATGGCAAGATCGAGATTAACGGTATCCCCTTTACCGAATACTTTGGCGGTCTGGTCAAGGCTGTTGCGGCCCTCGAGCCCCTGCGCCGTGCGGATGCTTCCAGCCGCTTTGATGCCTATATCACCGTGCAAGGTGGAGGTAAAGCCGGTCAGATTGACGCCATTCAGCTTGGCATTGCCCGCGCTTTGGTCAACTACAACCCCGATCTGCGCACCAAGCTCAAGCCTGCCGGCTTGCTTTCCCGTGACCCACGCGAAGTTGAGCGCAAGAAGTACGGTAAGCACAAAGCCCGTCGCGCACCTCAGTACAGCAAGCGCTAG
- a CDS encoding universal stress protein encodes MFKKILIPTDGSELGREALEQGLDLARLSDGEVTILYAIETPYELVSSYAQPTESLEQQMKSYKAEATKVLREISAQAEAKGIRIRTMIVEQHPVPAILEAAKEHDLVVMATHGRKGIDRVLMGSVTDKVLHNCSTPILVVRGA; translated from the coding sequence ATGTTCAAGAAAATCCTAATACCGACGGATGGCAGCGAATTGGGTCGAGAAGCCCTCGAGCAGGGACTCGACCTGGCCAGACTATCGGATGGAGAGGTCACCATTCTGTATGCCATTGAAACCCCATATGAACTCGTTTCAAGCTACGCTCAGCCCACCGAGTCGCTTGAACAGCAGATGAAATCGTACAAAGCCGAGGCTACAAAGGTTCTTCGGGAAATATCGGCCCAAGCCGAGGCGAAGGGGATTCGTATCCGGACGATGATTGTGGAGCAGCATCCGGTTCCAGCCATCCTCGAGGCCGCCAAAGAACACGATCTGGTGGTCATGGCGACCCACGGACGCAAAGGCATTGATCGAGTACTCATGGGTAGCGTGACGGACAAAGTGCTGCATAACTGCTCAACGCCCATTCTGGTTGTGCGTGGTGCGTAA